A genomic region of Paramormyrops kingsleyae isolate MSU_618 chromosome 19, PKINGS_0.4, whole genome shotgun sequence contains the following coding sequences:
- the blk gene encoding tyrosine-protein kinase Blk produces the protein MGCTCSGPKHKLETSYNFQSEQPRATNNSNELANAWSMVPDANRQDTVTNNGDIVVAQYDFKPVTSDDLPFRKGDKFQIIEEDGDWWFAKSLTTGDEGYIPCTYMAKQDTMDVEKWFFKNLSRKDAERLLLAPGNQTGSFLIRESETANGSFSLTIRDMDPEHGDVIKHYKIRCLDNGGYYISPATSFTSLQELVKFYSKTANGLCQRLTDPCRRMQPRQPWAQDAWEIPRETLKMLKKLGSGQFGEVWMGYYKNSQKVAIKMLKEGSMEPEAFLQEANLMKKLQHERLVRLYAVVTKEPILIITEYMSNGSLLDFLKTEDGKRLKYPKLIDMSAQIAEGMAYIEKKNYIHRDLRAANILVSETLHCKVADFGLARIIETEYTAQEGAKFPIKWTAPEAINFGTFSIKTDVWSFGILLTEIITYGRTPYPGMTNPEVIRLLDKKYRMPCPDACPQEFYQIMLKCWQERPEDRPTFDYLQYTLNDFFIATEGQYEMQP, from the exons GTACCTGATGCAAACAGACAAGACACCGTAACTAACA ATGGAGATATTGTGGTTGCTCAGTATGACTTCAAGCCGGTCACTTCTGATGACTTGCCTTTCCGAAAAGGAGACAAGTTCCAAATTATCGAGGA GGATGGTGACTGGTGGTTTGCCAAGTCATTGACCACAGGTGATGAAGGCTACATTCCCTGTACATATATGGCAAAACAAGACACAATGGATGTAGAGAA ATGGTTTTTCAAGAACTTGAGTCGCAAAGATGCAGAGCGTCTGCTTCTCGCCCCGGGGAATCAAACTGGGTCATTTCTAATCAGAGAAAGCGAGACAGCTAATG GATCATTCTCGTTGACTATCAGAGACATGGATCCTGAACACGGGGATGTCATCAAACACTACAAAATCcgttgccttgacaacggtggCTATTATATCTCCCCGGCGACCTCTTTTACTTCACTGCAGGAGCTGGTGAAATTTTACTCCA AGACAGCAAATGGGCTGTGCCAGCGACTGACTGACCCCTGCAGGCGCATGCAGCCGCGACAGCCGTGGGCTCAGGATGCCTGGGAGATCCCGAGAGAGACACTGAAGATGTTGAAGAAGCTCGGGTCGGGCCAGTTTGGAGAGGTGTGGATGG GCTACTATAAGAACTCCCAAAAGGTGGCCATCAAGATGCTGAAAGAGGGCAGTATGGAGCCAGAGGCCTTCCTGCAGGAGGCCAACCTGATGAAGAAGCTACAACACGAGAGGCTGGTACGCCTGTATGCCGTCGTCACCAAAGAGCCCATCCTCATCATCACAGAGTACATGAGCAACG GAAGTTTACTTGACTTCTTAAAAACCGAAGATGGAAAACGCCTGAAGTATCCTAAACTTATAGATATGTCAGCACAG ATTGCGGAAGGCATGGCTTACATAGAGAAGAAAAACTACATTCACAGGGATCTCAGGGCGGCCAACATCCTGGTGTCGGAGACTCTGCACTGCAAGGTTGCGGATTTTGGTCTGGCTAGGATTATCGAGACAGAGTACACGGCACAGGAAG GGGCGAAATTTCCAATCAAATGGACTGCACCAGAAGCAATCAACTTTGGGACTTTCAGCATCAAGACAGACGTCTGGTCTTTCGGTATTCTCCTTACGGAAATCATCACATATGGGAGGACGCCCTATCCAG gCATGACCAACCCAGAGGTGATACGACTCCTGGACAAGAAGTACAGGATGCCGTGTCCCGATGCGTGTCCGCAGGAGTTCTACCAGATCATGCTGAAATGCTGGCAGGAGAGGCCCGAGGATCGGCCCACCTTCGATTACCTGCAGTACACCCTCAATGACTTTTTCATCGCCACCGAGGGCCAGTACGAGATGCAGCCCTAA